In Gambusia affinis linkage group LG06, SWU_Gaff_1.0, whole genome shotgun sequence, one DNA window encodes the following:
- the b3gnt2l gene encoding N-acetyllactosaminide beta-1,3-N-acetylglucosaminyltransferase 2 — MRFNQRLLAMVLSISLLILFYLTVHPEKINAIGVVNISTQQNFTSSSLKPHMPVSFEDLRKIIPQDVAYWNRLFYSIVTNTEKNDNPSRREYPWSACREENHEVLRINVHDFDSYPPLFQTYVKGMNCRSPPILINQLKKCNNHTFLLFAIKSSPANFERRQAVRETWGRDGVYLNGRRVRTVFFLGNYQPDDPNLGALLSFEAKHFGDILQWDFHDSLLNLTLKMDMFLQWTVKYCPLVSFVFSGDDDVFVNTDGLIQYLESLDSSQGSHLYVGQVLGLASPIRDPRSKYYIPPTFYSGSYPEYTGGGGFVISGELMQSLSFVSKLFPLFPIDDVYMGLCMKALGITPKKHDGFQTFDVKKQDRGNVCVHKQHLLIHQRSPRETEVMWKNIHNPLVTC; from the coding sequence ATGAGGTTTAATCAAAGACTCTTAGCCATGGTCCTCTCTATTTCACTTCTGATCCTCTTCTACTTGACCGTACATCCAGAGAAGATCAATGCCATCGGAGTAGTAAACATCTCAACGCAGCAGAACTTCACATCATCTTCTTTGAAGCCTCACATGCCAGTGTCTTTTGAAGACTTGAGGAAGATCATCCCTCAAGACGTTGCATACTGGAACCGCCTGTTCTACTCGATAGTGACGAACACTGAGAAAAACGACAACCCTTCGAGGAGAGAGTACCCCTGGTCAGCCTGCAGGGAGGAGAACCATGAGGTTCTGAGAATAAACGTTCATGACTTTGATTCCTATCCTCCACTGTTCCAGACTTACGTGAAAGGCATGAACTGCAGATCTCCGCCGATCCTAATCAACCAGCTCAAGAAGTGCAACAACCACACCTTCCTGCTTTTTGCTATCAAGTCATCCCCCGCAAACTTCGAGAGGAGACAGGCGGTGCGTGAGACTTGGGGTCGAGATGGGGTGTACCTGAATGGACGGAGGGTGCGCACGGTGTTCTTCCTCGGCAACTACCAGCCCGATGACCCAAACCTTGGAGCACTGCTGTCATTCGAAGCCAAACACTTTGGAGACATCCTGCAGTGGGACTTCCACGACTCCCTCCTGAACCTGACCCTCAAAATGGACATGTTTCTCCAGTGGACAGTGAAATACTGTCCACTGGTGTCCTTTGTCTTCAGTGGGGACGATGATGTTTTTGTCAACACTGATGGACTGATCCAATACCTTGAGTCTTTAGACTCCTCTCAAGGATCTCACCTGTATGTTGGACAAGTCTTGGGATTAGCAAGTCCAATCAGGGACCCAAGAAGCAAATATTACATTCCTCCGACCTTCTACAGCGGGTCCTACCCTGAGTACACAGGTGGAGGAGGGTTTGTCATCTCCGGAGAGTTGATGCAgtctctttcttttgtttcaaaactaTTTCCTCTGTTCCCCATAGACGATGTTTACATGGGTTTGTGCATGAAGGCACTAGGAATCACCCCCAAGAAGCATGATGGATTTCAGACCTTTGACGTCAAGAAACAAGACCGCGGAAATGTTTGTGTCCACAAGCAGCATCTCCTCATACACCAGCGATCCCCAAGGGAGACTGAAGTAATGTGGAAGAACATCCACAACCCCCTGGTGACTTGTTGA
- the bckdha gene encoding 2-oxoisovalerate dehydrogenase subunit alpha, mitochondrial, with protein MAVVSSMSRISGLCRHAVRQTAALKTPRLLQRRSFRVTAVQQQQQPFDSSLEKPQFPGASAEFVDRLEFIQPNVISGIPVYRVMDRQGKIINPSEDPQLSKETVLNFYQKMTLLNTMDRILYESQRQGRISFYMTNYGEEGTHIGSAAALESNDLVFGQYREAGVLMYRGFPLDLFMAQCYANADDLGKGRQMPVHYGCKDLHFVTISSPLATQIPQAVGAAYALKRENTNRAVICYFGEGAASEGDAHAGFNFSATLECPLIFFCRNNGYAISTPTNEQYRGDGIAARGPGYGMLSIRVDGNDVFAVYNATKEARRRAVAENQPFLIEAMTYRIGHHSTSDDSSAYRSVDEVNYWDKQDHPISRLRHYMTARDWWSEDDERSWRKQSRKTVMEAFERAERRLKPNPELLFTDVYQEMNPTLAKQRESLFRHIQQYKEHYPLDLYEK; from the exons ATGGCGGTTGTTAGCAGTATGAGCAGAATATCTGGGTTATGTCGTCATGCTGTTCGGCAAACGGCTGCACTGAAGACGCCGAGGCTGCTGCAGCGTCGGTCCTTCAGAGTTACT gctgtgcagcagcagcagcagcccttTGACTCGTCTCTGGAAAAGCCCCAGTTTCCTGGCGCCTCAGCAGAGTTCGTGGACCGTCTTGAATTCATTCAGCCCAATGTTATTTCTGGGATTCCCGTGTACCGGGTGATGGACAGGCAGGGCAAGATAATCAACCCCTCTGAGGACCCCCAG CTCTCCAAAGAGACGGTTCTAAACTTCTACCAGAAGATGACGCTGCTGAACACGATGGACCGGATTCTCTACGAGTCTCAGAGACAG GGTCGGATCTCCTTCTACATGACCAACTACGGAGAGGAGGGGACGCACATCGGCAGCGCTGCAGCTCTTGAGTCTAATGATTTGGTTTTTGGTCAATATAGAGAAGCTG GAGTGCTGATGTACCGCGGTTTCCCCCTGGATCTGTTCATGGCTCAGTGCTACGCCAACGCCGACGACCTTGGGAAGGGCCGCCAGATGCCTGTCCACTACGGCTGCAAAGATCTGCACTTCGTCACCATCTCGTCTCCTCTGGCCACGCAGATTCCTCAGG CGGTGGGAGCTGCGTACGCGCTGAAGAGGGAGAACACGAACCGCGCGGTGATCTGTTACTTCGGGGAGGGAGCGGCCAGCGAAGGGGACGCACACGCCGGCTTCAACTTCTCAGCGACCCTCGAGTGTCCGCTGATCTTCTTCTGTCGCAACAACGGCTACGCGATCTCCACCCCGACCAACGAGCAGTACAGAGGCGACGGCATCG CTGCTAGAGGGCCGGGTTATGGCATGCTGTCCATCCGTGTCGATGGGAACGACGTGTTCGCCGTCTACAACGCCACGAAGGAAGCGCGGCGCAGGGCTGTGGCTGAGAACCAGCCCTTCCTTATCGAGGCGATGACGTACAG AATCGGGCATCACAGCACCAGCGACGACAGCTCGGCCTACCGCTCCGTGGACGAGGTGAACTACTGGGACAAGCAGGACCACCCCATCTCCCGGCTGAGGCACTACATGACGGCGCGCGACTGGTGGAGCGAGGACGACGAGCGCAGCTGGAGGAAACAGTCACGCAAAACTGTGATGGAGGCGTTTGAGAGGGCGGAGAGGCGCCTGAAGCCCAACCCAGAGCTGCTGTTCACCGACGTCTACCAGGAAATGAACCCCACCCTGGCCAAGCAGAGAGAGTCCCTGTTCAGGCACATCCAGCAGTACAAAGAGCACTACCCCCTCGACCTGTACGAGAAATAA